The following are encoded together in the Cyanobacterium aponinum PCC 10605 genome:
- a CDS encoding Mur ligase family protein, producing MNIVERLRLGLAVATAKIVTGLVKTFKLGAASVLPGEISRRLYPRLLQLLSQQFRGGLILVVGTNGKTTTSLLLKDILVHKGYKVIHNSTGANLINGLITCLVTNSNLWGILSADYGILEVDENVLPLVLKECQPSHILALNLFRDQLDRYGEVDTISYRWQNAITPLNKDTYIIINGDDPTLCYLGQNLPQKVCYFGLNEPELYLDEIPHAVDSIYCPKCGTSLQYKGVYISHLGDYDCPSCDFTKSKLSVNSKEWPQILIGVYNKYNTLAAGLTAETIGIERDIINDTIHNFKAAFGRAEELTIQDKNIRILLSKNPVGMNETIRAVNDIREINPQSTILMVLNDRTPDGTDVSWIWDVDTEKLVAGGGNIVVSGDRLYDMALRLKYSLDTLNSNLNLIIEEKLSQAINKALELTAVGETLYIIPTYSAMLEVRKILLGREIL from the coding sequence ATGAACATTGTAGAGCGTTTACGATTAGGTTTAGCGGTAGCTACTGCCAAAATAGTTACAGGATTAGTAAAGACTTTTAAATTAGGGGCGGCTAGTGTTTTACCCGGGGAAATATCCCGCCGTCTCTATCCTCGTTTACTACAACTTTTATCTCAACAGTTTCGAGGAGGATTAATTTTGGTTGTCGGCACTAACGGAAAAACAACCACTTCCCTACTGCTTAAAGATATTTTAGTCCACAAGGGCTATAAAGTTATCCATAATTCTACAGGGGCAAATTTAATTAATGGTTTAATTACTTGTTTAGTCACCAATAGTAACTTATGGGGAATTTTGTCCGCAGATTATGGCATTTTAGAAGTAGATGAAAATGTTTTACCCCTAGTATTAAAAGAATGCCAACCTAGTCATATTTTAGCTCTTAATTTATTCCGAGATCAGTTAGATAGATATGGAGAAGTTGATACCATTAGTTACCGTTGGCAAAATGCAATTACTCCTTTAAATAAAGATACTTATATTATTATTAATGGGGATGATCCTACCCTGTGTTATTTAGGGCAAAATTTACCACAAAAAGTATGTTATTTTGGCTTAAATGAACCTGAATTATATTTAGATGAAATTCCCCACGCTGTTGATTCTATTTACTGTCCTAAATGTGGCACATCCCTTCAATATAAAGGAGTTTATATTTCTCATTTAGGGGATTATGATTGTCCTAGTTGTGATTTTACTAAGAGTAAATTGTCAGTAAATAGCAAAGAATGGCCACAAATTTTAATCGGAGTTTACAATAAATATAATACTTTAGCGGCTGGTTTAACTGCTGAAACCATTGGCATTGAAAGAGACATAATTAACGATACTATTCACAACTTTAAAGCCGCATTCGGAAGGGCAGAAGAATTAACAATTCAAGACAAAAATATTCGCATCTTACTCTCTAAAAATCCTGTGGGGATGAATGAAACCATTAGGGCAGTAAATGACATCAGAGAAATTAATCCTCAAAGCACTATTTTAATGGTTTTAAACGATCGCACTCCTGATGGTACAGATGTTTCATGGATTTGGGATGTAGATACAGAAAAGTTAGTTGCGGGTGGAGGAAATATTGTAGTGAGTGGCGATCGCCTCTATGATATGGCATTAAGATTAAAGTATAGTCTGGATACTCTTAACTCTAATTTGAATTTAATCATAGAAGAGAAATTATCCCAAGCTATTAATAAAGCCCTTGAATTAACAGCAGTGGGTGAAACTTTGTATATTATTCCCACCTATTCAGCCATGTTAGAAGTCAGAAAAATATTATTAGGGCGAGAAATTCTTTAG
- the csx2 gene encoding TIGR02221 family CRISPR-associated protein, with protein MILLSFIGTGDYKLTSYTWQNQQYETEYVIEAIAHFFNAQEIKVFTTKEAIKIHGNHLRDKIDNKFDLSYIDIPSGTDEDDIWKLFDKVVESVPENSEIIFDITHAFRSIPVIVLLASAFLEKARNVKIKGVYYGQYDPKNNRASIFDLTPAIKLLDWLTATDTFINTGSSQKLGQLLADIQIDFFRSGKAKTEEIKPNKLRNLGSTISTISENIEFIRPVELLTSAHHLTKYSGEEIREEVGIFAKPFELIIDKIEQDYAQFALENQDKADPKLIIKKHYLLIKWYVEKGLGTQAILLAREWLVTTLAILENDNYLDKEARKNIENQLNAMSGNNPERIKFYEQEITKHIEDVKQLDDTWSQLGRNRNNIAHCQMNSEQFSSKVLQRYTQELPQILANLFPQLNLTSVWFKNTR; from the coding sequence ATGATTTTACTAAGTTTTATCGGTACTGGTGATTATAAATTAACCTCCTATACATGGCAAAATCAACAATATGAAACTGAATATGTAATAGAAGCGATCGCACATTTTTTCAATGCCCAAGAAATAAAAGTTTTTACCACCAAAGAAGCAATAAAAATTCACGGAAATCATCTAAGAGATAAAATAGATAATAAATTTGATTTATCTTATATTGATATACCATCAGGAACAGATGAAGATGATATATGGAAATTATTTGATAAAGTAGTGGAATCAGTACCAGAAAATAGCGAAATTATATTTGACATTACCCATGCTTTTCGCTCTATTCCTGTGATTGTTTTATTAGCTTCAGCTTTCTTAGAAAAAGCAAGAAATGTAAAAATAAAAGGGGTTTATTATGGACAATATGACCCAAAAAACAATCGAGCATCTATATTTGACTTAACTCCAGCTATTAAATTATTAGATTGGTTAACTGCTACCGACACATTTATTAATACTGGTTCATCTCAAAAATTAGGGCAATTATTAGCAGATATTCAGATTGATTTTTTCAGATCAGGTAAAGCCAAAACCGAAGAAATTAAGCCTAATAAGTTAAGAAATTTAGGGTCAACTATAAGTACAATATCAGAAAATATTGAGTTTATTAGACCAGTTGAATTATTAACTTCAGCCCATCATTTAACAAAATATTCTGGAGAAGAAATTAGAGAAGAAGTTGGTATTTTTGCCAAGCCTTTTGAATTAATTATTGATAAAATTGAACAAGATTACGCTCAATTTGCCCTTGAAAATCAAGATAAAGCAGATCCTAAACTTATTATTAAAAAACACTATTTATTAATTAAATGGTATGTGGAAAAAGGTTTAGGTACTCAAGCAATTTTATTAGCAAGAGAATGGCTTGTCACAACTTTAGCAATTTTAGAAAATGATAATTATTTAGATAAAGAAGCCCGTAAAAATATAGAAAATCAGTTAAATGCTATGAGTGGAAATAATCCTGAAAGAATAAAATTTTATGAGCAGGAAATAACTAAACACATTGAAGATGTAAAACAATTAGATGATACTTGGTCACAATTAGGAAGAAATAGAAATAATATCGCCCATTGTCAAATGAATAGTGAGCAATTCTCTAGTAAAGTTTTACAAAGATATACTCAAGAATTACCTCAAATTCTGGCGAATTTATTCCCTCAACTTAATCTAACCTCAGTTTGGTTTAAGAATACCCGATAA
- a CDS encoding putative CRISPR-associated protein has translation METIIMTVGTSLRTNKDDTLPPEKKRPWHNKPKSLDQSLIDNIESAIAWMKATDLELISAETKTFYHLNLREKDEIILLYSATKSGEECAKILKLFFTELGQEDVTIKQIPEVNYEIDVNGSILEKMANLLAELIKNAKGNVTLAATGGFKAQSMIMALSGNIYQVPVCYIHEQYKSLIYLPFLSSDGKVSYGNYKAELPHSTRDRKDIFNLQEGTEHHRPKTWKKAQKILSEIPWIEKIYFDKKAFSAPINNFKLSNYKTKDNCYIFWLYLYEGEKHKIGVSIETTGYNEKHLEEAMRELRERLGHLF, from the coding sequence ATGGAAACTATAATCATGACTGTAGGCACATCTTTAAGAACTAATAAAGATGACACATTACCACCAGAAAAAAAACGTCCTTGGCATAACAAACCAAAATCTCTTGATCAATCATTAATTGATAATATTGAAAGTGCGATCGCATGGATGAAAGCTACAGATTTAGAATTAATTAGTGCAGAAACTAAAACATTTTACCATCTAAATTTACGAGAAAAAGATGAGATAATTTTGCTATACTCTGCCACTAAATCAGGAGAAGAATGTGCAAAAATTTTAAAATTATTTTTCACAGAATTAGGTCAAGAAGATGTCACCATTAAACAAATACCAGAGGTTAATTATGAGATAGATGTTAATGGTAGTATTTTAGAAAAAATGGCTAATTTATTAGCAGAATTAATCAAAAATGCTAAAGGAAATGTAACCCTTGCGGCAACAGGTGGTTTTAAAGCACAATCAATGATTATGGCATTGTCTGGAAATATTTATCAAGTGCCTGTTTGTTATATTCATGAACAGTATAAGAGCTTAATTTATCTCCCTTTTTTATCGTCTGATGGTAAAGTTAGTTATGGTAATTACAAAGCAGAATTACCTCATTCTACAAGGGATAGAAAAGATATTTTTAATCTTCAAGAAGGGACAGAACATCACCGCCCCAAAACATGGAAAAAAGCTCAAAAAATTCTCTCAGAAATACCTTGGATAGAGAAAATTTATTTTGATAAAAAAGCCTTTTCCGCTCCTATCAATAATTTTAAATTGTCTAATTATAAAACAAAAGATAATTGTTATATTTTTTGGCTTTATTTATACGAAGGTGAAAAACATAAAATTGGTGTATCTATTGAAACTACAGGCTATAATGAAAAGCATTTAGAAGAAGCCATGCGAGAGTTGAGAGAACGTTTAGGACATTTATTCTAA
- a CDS encoding Uma2 family endonuclease, with amino-acid sequence MFTQAEKRISLKDFLQLPETKPIKEFINGYVYEKPMPKGKHSTIQTFLTTAINQQGFINKKCCAFTELRCNFDERSIVPDISIINWEKIPKDEQGEIANIIEIAPDWIIEILSPQQSSIRVIDNILFALNHGSQIGWLIDPQERIIMTFLPNQQPQIKQNQDLLPVLSSLSHWQICPQEIFNYLTFI; translated from the coding sequence ATGTTTACTCAAGCAGAAAAAAGAATCAGTTTAAAGGATTTTTTACAATTACCAGAAACAAAACCAATTAAAGAGTTTATTAATGGTTATGTTTATGAAAAACCAATGCCTAAAGGAAAACATAGCACCATTCAAACTTTTTTAACTACTGCCATTAATCAACAGGGTTTTATTAATAAAAAATGTTGTGCTTTTACCGAACTCCGTTGTAATTTTGATGAACGCTCGATCGTACCTGATATAAGTATAATTAATTGGGAGAAAATACCTAAAGATGAACAGGGAGAAATTGCCAATATTATCGAAATTGCCCCTGATTGGATTATTGAAATTTTATCTCCTCAACAAAGTTCAATTCGGGTAATTGATAACATTTTATTTGCCCTTAATCATGGTAGTCAAATAGGTTGGTTAATTGATCCTCAAGAAAGAATTATCATGACTTTTTTACCTAATCAACAACCTCAAATAAAACAAAATCAAGATTTATTACCCGTGCTATCTTCTCTTTCTCATTGGCAAATTTGTCCTCAAGAAATTTTTAACTATTTAACTTTTATTTAA
- a CDS encoding TIGR03986 family type III CRISPR-associated RAMP protein yields MEGKFKIQKGNLTIVYIDKDKDNKEKKISPPNDELSASILEIKKTSVKSLKDMEIEFDLVDGKAQKIREKGKSWEISAQAEAKQSKPATVLTSSIEVTGDFHNPYNFIPTPPRKNDNSELFDRAPVGHGKYHQDYWSGNITVKLKTKTPLLIPDAGNATEDNNGHKTYPLRIGADGKPLLPITSVKGALRLAYEIVTNSRYSIFEKHEDRLAYRTPARITVVPARVESKDGKLFLRIMDDTGLVGETARLKRYEKNSKNKDKGESHVATKYKSKNRLPIHGDAVWVKLSRGKVEEIIPRDQNPSNTSWKKGWVCVTGANINGKMNERVFIEQNNNDLIPVTPEIKSLWEELIRNYQQTHVKDLEKRKSKNQSPTAYLGGKPGETGWSKHIWDEKELQFQEGTLCYVELNNRGKITAIQPVTISRRLYKYPPDDLLDDSLKPAQKMEQLSPVDRVFGWVNQNGKGSYKGNLRINALTCITDNCIENFGNKGLPLNILGQPQPSQARFYQAQDKKGTPLDNGSEKGKGYSNSNQGLRGRKVYPHQNLPANHWDNANQDRTQQDNNGHYQEYYRPGSERDDQNRSILGWVKPNTEFTFNIDITNLSTVELGALLLILDLPKNHYHRLGGGKPFGFGSVKLTIDWDKTDLRKGEDWKEYYSSLLKVDKPDATVAKASIGEFKQAVETSYNGKFEEVSFIKALLVATQGYSDKLPIHYPRLDIQPNPNGEAFKWFVENERTGNSGGLKVALPMLANDGGLPRNPS; encoded by the coding sequence ATGGAAGGAAAATTTAAGATTCAAAAGGGAAATTTAACGATTGTTTATATTGATAAAGACAAAGACAATAAAGAAAAAAAAATAAGCCCTCCTAATGATGAGTTATCCGCATCAATTTTAGAAATCAAAAAAACTTCTGTCAAAAGTCTAAAAGATATGGAGATAGAATTTGATTTAGTGGATGGAAAAGCTCAAAAAATAAGAGAAAAAGGAAAATCTTGGGAAATTTCAGCTCAAGCGGAAGCTAAACAGTCAAAACCTGCAACCGTCTTAACATCTTCCATTGAAGTGACAGGAGACTTTCACAACCCTTATAACTTTATCCCTACTCCCCCTCGTAAAAATGATAACTCAGAACTGTTTGATCGAGCCCCCGTTGGTCATGGAAAATATCATCAAGACTATTGGAGTGGCAATATAACCGTAAAATTAAAAACAAAAACCCCTCTATTAATTCCTGATGCAGGTAACGCCACTGAAGATAATAATGGACATAAAACCTATCCTCTCAGAATAGGAGCAGATGGTAAACCCTTGTTACCCATTACTTCCGTTAAAGGAGCATTGCGTTTAGCCTACGAAATAGTGACAAACTCCCGTTATTCCATCTTTGAGAAACACGAAGACAGATTAGCCTATCGTACTCCTGCAAGAATTACGGTTGTACCTGCAAGAGTGGAAAGTAAAGACGGGAAACTCTTTTTAAGAATCATGGATGATACGGGTTTAGTGGGAGAAACCGCCAGACTCAAACGTTATGAAAAAAATAGTAAAAATAAAGATAAAGGGGAAAGCCATGTTGCCACTAAATATAAGAGTAAAAATCGATTACCTATACATGGTGATGCCGTCTGGGTAAAATTAAGCAGAGGTAAAGTAGAAGAAATTATACCTCGTGATCAAAATCCCAGTAATACTTCTTGGAAAAAAGGATGGGTATGTGTAACAGGTGCGAATATTAACGGTAAAATGAATGAAAGGGTGTTTATTGAACAAAACAATAATGATTTAATACCCGTTACTCCTGAAATTAAATCTTTATGGGAAGAGTTAATCAGAAATTATCAACAAACCCACGTTAAAGATTTAGAAAAACGTAAGTCAAAAAATCAATCTCCTACCGCCTATTTAGGTGGTAAACCGGGAGAAACGGGATGGTCAAAACACATTTGGGATGAAAAAGAGTTACAATTTCAAGAAGGCACTTTATGCTATGTCGAATTGAATAACCGAGGAAAAATAACTGCTATTCAACCTGTTACGATTTCTCGCCGTTTGTATAAATATCCCCCTGATGATTTACTCGATGATAGCTTGAAACCAGCTCAAAAAATGGAACAATTATCTCCCGTTGACAGGGTATTTGGTTGGGTAAATCAAAACGGCAAAGGTTCATACAAAGGTAATCTGCGTATTAATGCCTTAACTTGCATCACTGATAATTGTATTGAAAATTTCGGCAATAAAGGCTTACCATTAAATATATTAGGACAACCCCAACCATCCCAAGCAAGATTTTATCAGGCACAAGATAAAAAAGGCACTCCTTTAGATAACGGTAGTGAGAAAGGAAAAGGTTACAGTAACTCCAATCAAGGTTTAAGAGGAAGAAAAGTATATCCCCATCAAAATTTACCTGCAAATCACTGGGATAATGCTAATCAAGATCGCACCCAACAAGATAATAATGGACATTATCAAGAATATTATAGACCGGGAAGTGAAAGAGATGATCAGAATCGATCGATTCTTGGATGGGTAAAACCTAATACCGAATTTACCTTTAACATTGATATAACTAACCTTTCTACCGTAGAATTGGGTGCATTGCTACTCATCTTAGACTTACCCAAAAATCATTATCATCGCCTTGGAGGAGGTAAACCCTTCGGCTTTGGTAGTGTGAAATTAACTATCGATTGGGATAAAACCGACTTGAGAAAGGGAGAAGACTGGAAAGAATACTATAGTAGCCTTCTCAAAGTTGATAAACCCGATGCCACTGTTGCCAAAGCATCTATTGGGGAATTTAAACAAGCGGTAGAGACATCCTATAACGGAAAATTTGAGGAAGTATCCTTTATCAAAGCCTTATTAGTTGCCACTCAAGGTTATAGCGATAAATTACCTATTCATTATCCCCGTTTAGACATACAACCCAACCCCAACGGAGAAGCCTTTAAATGGTTTGTGGAAAATGAACGCACAGGCAATAGTGGAGGTTTAAAAGTTGCTTTACCTATGTTAGCAAATGATGGTGGTTTACCCAGAAATCCTAGTTAA
- the csx19 gene encoding type III-D CRISPR-associated protein Csx19 has protein sequence MTTFLHAQSSVNITLSEAINQCLNQLEDAIALLYSPNSCQVLKLEKDGNLSNSKGEIINTNYQDNYIFEARIFNQNYELRWLNEDEGKGTAVIISENDFDNCLAKKLDSIEVIDTIKQQYLLWGEKAKTTLNEGWQRLSASRIGSLDIPLSQSLSQEKRVYLNTREYLKVMDNFGNVRVIEERLINLEVK, from the coding sequence ATGACTACTTTTTTACACGCTCAATCATCAGTGAATATCACTTTATCTGAAGCAATTAATCAATGTCTTAATCAATTAGAAGATGCGATCGCACTCTTGTATTCTCCTAACTCTTGTCAAGTTTTAAAGTTAGAAAAAGACGGCAATTTATCTAATAGTAAAGGGGAGATTATCAATACAAATTATCAAGATAACTATATCTTTGAAGCCCGTATTTTTAACCAAAACTATGAGTTAAGATGGTTAAATGAGGATGAAGGAAAAGGTACAGCAGTTATCATCTCTGAAAATGATTTTGATAATTGTTTAGCAAAAAAACTAGATTCTATAGAAGTAATAGATACCATTAAGCAACAATATTTACTCTGGGGAGAAAAAGCGAAAACTACATTAAATGAGGGTTGGCAAAGACTATCTGCCTCCCGAATTGGTAGCCTAGATATTCCTCTTTCTCAATCCTTATCACAGGAAAAAAGAGTTTATTTGAACACCCGTGAATATCTCAAAGTTATGGATAATTTTGGCAATGTTCGGGTCATTGAAGAACGTTTAATTAATTTAGAGGTTAAATAA
- a CDS encoding RAMP superfamily CRISPR-associated protein, with amino-acid sequence MARKIRSRYKITGNLTTISPIHIGGVGGNADTDMALAVNGEGKFYLPATSLAGALRAYMATLNSKITNKIWGFQEKEGDNGHASFVIVEDAVINSAIVEIRDGVAIDRYSGTAAEGMKFDRAILPKGVKIPISLILERDAKLSDSEWQECQNAFAQLITALEEGEIYLGGAKSRGLGRVKLYDTRIIEEDLLSPAGILNILKNQEKTVNWGKVYASGQNCQNKLDITIKWSPIGSVMVKSEGDGMAVDILPLVSGVSGGLTFVIPGSSLKGVWRSQAERIIRTVCNHSLNYEDKDKFDQQVKLELIKTLFGAPAELDENQNQLGYLSCLAVDDCFAKKPMTSNSSVSITDATQKSENNGKDEYLMTSHQWASITEATSDSSLRNCLNNMGLKDTQLGYHVGIDRWTGSGAEGFLYTTLEPFGVNWENIEISLNLHRLKQYEKLENERLKKENLPPKNSYLPTLALFLLVLRDFMESKIPIGFGVNRGMGAIQVEKVEINGKGIDNDDLKALSQATLTSFYDLDNNLLTNLNSHWKSWLNGGK; translated from the coding sequence ATGGCAAGAAAAATTCGTTCTCGATATAAAATTACAGGTAATCTTACCACTATTAGCCCTATTCATATCGGCGGAGTTGGTGGTAATGCAGATACAGATATGGCTTTAGCTGTCAACGGTGAAGGAAAATTTTACCTTCCCGCCACCAGTTTAGCTGGTGCATTACGCGCTTATATGGCCACTCTTAATTCTAAGATAACTAATAAAATTTGGGGTTTTCAAGAGAAAGAAGGAGATAATGGCCATGCTAGTTTTGTCATTGTGGAAGATGCGGTTATCAATTCTGCCATTGTGGAAATCCGTGACGGTGTCGCCATTGATAGATATTCTGGCACTGCGGCCGAAGGTATGAAGTTCGATCGCGCCATTTTACCCAAAGGTGTTAAAATTCCCATAAGCCTTATCTTGGAAAGAGACGCAAAATTAAGTGATAGTGAATGGCAAGAATGTCAAAATGCCTTCGCCCAACTTATCACTGCTTTAGAAGAAGGGGAAATCTATCTCGGTGGTGCAAAAAGTCGAGGTTTAGGGAGAGTTAAATTATATGACACGAGAATCATTGAAGAAGATTTACTCTCCCCTGCTGGAATTTTAAATATCCTGAAAAATCAGGAAAAAACCGTTAATTGGGGCAAGGTTTATGCTTCAGGTCAAAATTGTCAAAATAAGCTCGATATAACCATTAAATGGAGTCCTATAGGGTCTGTGATGGTTAAATCAGAGGGGGATGGTATGGCAGTGGATATATTACCCCTTGTCAGTGGAGTAAGTGGTGGCTTAACCTTTGTTATCCCTGGAAGTAGCTTGAAAGGAGTATGGCGTAGCCAAGCAGAAAGAATTATTCGCACTGTCTGTAATCACTCTCTTAATTATGAGGATAAAGACAAATTCGATCAACAAGTGAAATTAGAGTTAATTAAAACCCTTTTTGGAGCACCAGCAGAGTTAGACGAGAATCAAAACCAGTTAGGTTATTTAAGTTGTCTGGCAGTAGATGACTGTTTTGCAAAAAAACCCATGACTTCAAATAGCTCAGTAAGTATTACTGATGCTACACAAAAATCAGAAAATAATGGAAAAGATGAATATTTAATGACATCCCATCAATGGGCAAGTATTACTGAGGCTACCAGTGACAGCAGTTTGCGTAATTGTTTGAATAATATGGGTTTAAAGGATACTCAACTAGGATACCACGTTGGGATTGATCGTTGGACTGGTAGTGGGGCAGAAGGCTTTTTATATACCACCCTTGAACCTTTTGGGGTGAATTGGGAAAACATTGAAATTAGCTTAAATTTACACCGTTTAAAACAGTATGAAAAATTAGAAAATGAAAGGTTAAAGAAAGAAAACTTACCACCAAAAAATTCATATTTACCAACTTTGGCGTTATTTTTGTTAGTTTTAAGAGACTTTATGGAGTCCAAAATTCCCATTGGTTTTGGAGTTAATCGAGGTATGGGTGCGATTCAAGTGGAGAAGGTAGAAATTAATGGTAAGGGTATCGATAATGATGATTTAAAAGCTCTTTCTCAAGCGACTTTAACAAGTTTTTATGACTTAGATAATAATTTATTAACTAATCTTAATTCTCACTGGAAATCATGGTTAAATGGAGGTAAATAA